The Anopheles moucheti chromosome 3, idAnoMoucSN_F20_07, whole genome shotgun sequence genome contains the following window.
ACTTCCGGGATTCATATGATTGCAACAAGTATTACCGATGTTACGCTGGTACCAAATATACCTTCAACTGCCCTTCCGGACTGTACTTCAATGAACCAGCGATCACCTGTGACTGGCCTTCTAATGTGAAATGTTAATGTATTACGAATAAAATTAGTTAATGAAGTGTTTTATCCAAACTTACACAACTTTACGTGTTCTACATTACGAGCGCTATTGAAGCACTGGAATCTCCTAGACCTGGTAGGGAGTTAAGCCTTTTTGCAGTGTAAATTGTGGAGTTGCGACGTACAATATTTAACAAGACGTAAGAATATCACTAACAACAAAGAATTTTTAGTAGTAAGAAGGCATACAAACACGACTGAtctatttcatccgaaaaatcCATTCGTTTCCCACAGCAACTTCGATGGCAGAGCACGTGTCCTGAGGCTATAAGTTTGGCGGGTTATCTGTGGATCAGAAAGATTTCTCGACTCAAATctgtcattttttttgctttaacaTAGCCAAAAATGTGATCGGtataaaaaaaccaaaataccATCATTACATACTCAAGAAAATCTGCTACAGTCTCAAGCATATGTCACACAATTAAACGTCTTGTAAACATTGTAGCAATCAGAACAAGCGGTGCAGCTAGGCCTAATTCACTATCAAATCTGATCATTAGCTTTGTTTGTGGAGACGCTTGGTCTTTCGTAGCCATAAAATATAGTTTGGCCAAGTAATACATATTGAATCGTTGAATAGTCTGTTCGATCCGGCCTAGAATCTAAAGTAACCAAGATAAACTCAGACTAAGGCGTCTTAACGGTGCTTTGTGATACGTGTATGAAATCCTACTTCTTAGTCCGACTTCATCCTAATTAATTCTTTCTATGTAAACCTTGTAAATGAACCTACAACACTCGAAACCTGTCTGCGGAATGGGAACTCACTCCTAGAGTATTTATTGAATTCAATTACGAGAGCAGTTCGTAAAAATAGCGTTAAACTGATTGCAGATAGTAGAGACACCTCCGGAAACGGATGGGCTGCCAGCGTCTTAGtataataaaattgattataAGGACAATACAAAATGTGGGATTTCAATGCATGAAAGTCGGACCGAGTTATGAATTCCGAATGCCGAGCGCTTGTTCTAGCTCGGCTCGCTTTTGGTTCACCTTGGTGAAGAAGTATCTGGATACCGCTTCCTGTGTCCATGGCTGGTGATAGAATTCGGCTCGCCGTTCTTCCTCCGGATTACCGACTATGTCGGTCATCGCCTTCAGGTCGCGCGTTTGTGACACGATCCACTTCTGTATGAACGTTTGTGGATCCTTGGCGAAGCTTAGGAAGAACTCGCGATTCGTTTTCAGCTGGTTGATCGTTTCGACCGTGTCGTGAATCTTACCGTCAAGTGTTTGTATTTCCTGCTGGCTAGCTGTGCTAAGCAGGAACGTATTCATCTGATTCTTAAGCGTGTCGTCGACCTCCACGTCGATATCGTAGCAGGCTGTTTGCTTATTTTCCAGCCCACCTTCTACCGTAATCACGTGGTTGATCACGATCGGATCTGGTGGGTGCAGCAACGGGTTTAGCCGCTGCGGAATCTCAGCAAACTTCATGCGTGGACAACCGAAGATCTGTTCCAAATATTTGTCACACGCAATGTACTCGCGCTCGTGCGCGTCCTGCAGCTTGTGCGTTTTGATGTACTGCCACAGCGCAGAAATAATGACTGggcgcgtttgtgtgtgcacACCGAGCAGACGGGCAAGGCGTGGATCAAGCTTAAACTGCAGCGGCTGATaatcgagcagcagcaaaatggTACAGCGTACATTCCGATCTCCCGGACGTTTCACCTGAAACCCGTCCGTTTCCTGTGTGGAGTGGGTACGGTGCCACTCGACCAAATGATTGTCCGGGCCATATAGGTCTTTATCCAGTTCGATGACGAGCGATTTAAAGAAGCTGGAAAACTTACGCTTTATCTTGGTCGGATCGGATTTGTTGTCCTCCAGCAGGCGACCCTCCACGCGCAGCTCCCACGACGCTACGGAACCGTCTGGGTTCGCATCGCCGTCACTTCCATCCTTGCTGGGATAGAACGTGTTAGAGATGAAGATACGCAGCTTACGCTTCTGCTTCATCGGACGCTTCAATGCTTCCTGAATGTCCAAACGCTTCCGCATAATAGTGGCATCCAGCTTGCGCTCGAATGCTAACAAATCCATGTAAGCCTGCGATTCGGGTACGAGATCTCGCACCTTTTGGGGTAGAATTTTATCAGCtagctttttcttcttttttaccGAATATTCACTGGAAAGCACGAAATTGCATGATAAAATCAAACCTATCTTATCGCACTAACGCCAGTTCTGCACACTTACCTCTTCGGCTGCACTTGATTCATCGCGGCCCGACTTTCAGAACTACGTTTGCCTCCGGAAGAACTAGACATTGGGGAACCCCGCATACTACCACCCTGGAAACCGGGTTGCATCGGGCGTTGATGTTGGTTCTGAGCCGGTCCCCCGCCTCCCCCCATTTGTGGCGGTGGAGTGTATGCACGTGGCTAGAATATAACACATGAATGATTTGCAAATGTTGTCCCATATTTAGTCGGGTTTGGTGAGAAAAGCAATTAACTTactgaaaaattatttcccgGTCCGTACGGGCGCATCACTGGTGGCTGATTGTTTTGGCCCGGAGATGCCGGATAACGCTGCGAACCCGGACCAGCATTCACATTAGCCGCAGGAAACCGTTGCGACATTATGAAACGCTTCGGTATGTAGATGTATCGTATAAATTGTGTAGTTTAGGACACTTTTCTTCGCACAAAGAATAAAGCCAAGCCAAAGCTACATCAAACGCCTTTGACAGTTTTGACACTTTTGACAGCAGATGTTTTGTAGTGGTGGTTCGCTGTTCGCAGAGAACGTATGTTCCGGTTGCCGGATCGAACATGATATTGATGTgtcaaattcaaatttaaaatagttcggtaaaatgtaaaatgtaatATAATCTAATGAGAAATATGCAACGATAACCCTGCGTTATAAACAAAGCTTCATTTAATTTCTGCTAACAATCTAATTTCGTTTAACTAATTCGACAATTCGCTGTGTTCAGATTTCAAAACGTCCAGTATTTCAGTTtaaatcataacaaaacaattgtCATAGCTTTTACCACATCAATGAACACGAAATCTCTAGGGAGATTGGGGCTCAGAAgattatgtttttaaatattttctttctgtACTTTCTTACTTTTGCATTACGTAGCCTCTTCTGCGGAGAGTAATCGATTTACTCTACAGCAATAGTACGTACACGCTTCAAGAGGGAATTGCTATCAGCAAACTTATTTGCGGGCATTCCTTCATTTAGCATTTATTCAATAATAAAAAGCGTATATCTCAAGTGCAAAATGAAGctaaaaaatacaattttcggtggatttacggtggtaatgttttatatgattATTAATACAGAATGTTACAACCCGAAAACTGCTCTCGGTAACTAATTTGTGCGAAAAGACTTGAAAAGAGTGTGGGAGTTAAAAGATGCTTTACATTACAGAAATGATCCATCAGAAGCTTTGTGTTTGCCCGTGTGGAAATAAACAAGGAGGAAAGCTTTATACTGTGCCCAGTGTGCGTGTAAGTACAATTACGTTCCATCATTTACATCTTGAAAAAATGCACCACATTACACAGTTCATACTCTAATTTCAGCTTAACTGGTTCGATGCGATGGCACACTGTAACTTAATTGGGATGTCTCTTGCTACGATAAAGGATGCAAATGAGCGACGATTGTTGCAGCTGTATTTGCAGCAAAACAGAATCGGATTACGGTCATCTAAAACAAATCCGGTACCGTATTGGATTGGAGCTAATAATCTTGCTGCTGGCAGTGGTTTTCACTGGAGTCTAAGCAataaagaagcaaaaacatcTGAATGGAATTCAGGATCAGCTCCGCGCAATGCTCGAATGGAACGGGTCTGCGTTTACATACTGGGTGACACTATGCAATGGGTTCCAGACCTTTGTGATAATGAACCGCGGCAATTTATTTGTGAATATTAACCAGCATGAGATCACCATCAAATTAGCATGAGGTCGTTCTTGTTcgacaaaaaaagacaaaaattgATCACGATCAAACAATAAATGTTGTTGCATTTTAATCAATGGTCATTTTATTCCGCTCGAAATTGTTGGCAAACAAACTTTTTCCGCTGTGTGCATTGGAAATCATTCCAACGGAACGTATCCTTTGCAATGGCCACGCATCTTTCGGACTGCTGATCCTCTCCTAGAGCATTGTTTGGTTCACCATCTGTCCAGTTACTGTATGTTACCGGGCGTCCAGTTAGAGCCCAACGATGGGTTCCTTGTACACCCAAATCATTTGCACCGATCCAGAAAAATTCCACCTCTTCGTCGGGATCTTCTTCCCGAATCGCTTGTTGCAATGCTTCTGCTTCTTCCTTATTTAACACCTCAGCTATCTCCATTTGGACGCTATTGCAGAAAGTAACTGCACCGAACCAATCACTGATCTGGGAATAGTCAAATTACTGTTAGTGGAGCATACAGGATACATTGCCAGTATTGCTATAGTACCCGACTGATGGGAACATAGTACTCTTTTTGCTCAAACGGCTTGCAAGAACAAAGGCATAGATTTTGCTGTAGTATACCTTAAACAGGATAGTAGAACGACAATTAATTCTGCAGAATAGAATGCTTAATCGGTCGTGTGCTTACCCTCCACATTGTTTTTTTCAGTTAGATTGCTCCAAGCAACGGAAAAACCAGCGATAAACACTAATATTGAGTACAAACCCGTTACACTCCCGTCTTTAAAAGCCATCACTTGTATCCGATTGTTACAATCCAACTAGAAACGAATTAGAAAACCTTACTTTATGTATGGATGAACACAAAACCTGTTGTCAAAAGGGTAAGTTGGTCTAGGAAATCTTTGGTCGGAATAAATCTCCACTACGATGGGATGGTCGGCGATAAGACGTATGTCGAAAAGGCTACATACAGGTCAGCTCTCTTTACTGGGTATTGATAAGGCTGGGTATTCcccttgtttgttttttgaatcATTAAATGAACCTTTTTACTAACATTAGTACGGAAAAGTGTTGAAATAGTATTATGAAGTAGAAATAGTAAAATTTACTTTAGCTTCTAGATTTTTTTGAtactatatttttttcttttcgattgAAAATCGTTACTTCATATATTGGGTTAAGAACAGCCTAGAAGGATACaaattgcatatttttaaaatcccTAATCAAGTCGTAGACCGTCACATTCGTCACCGTCACCGGAACACATTCCAACGAAATAACgatggacaaattaatttcttttcagGATTTCTACATTTCTAGAGGAAATGTTCTACGATGTAAGTTTTggtaaatttttatttttatcaattaCACTACACATTTCTGGCCAGTAATGCGAAACCTTATGTACATACACTTAAAAACGTGATTGAGagcgaaacaaacacataaaCGAGCACGATGCCGGGTGACAGGGACAAGGGCACAGGGACAAAACctaaagcaaaaacaaatgatgTACTATTTATGGAATGTCGACGGAGGAAGAGGATAAAACACGGATGACAACAGTGCACGTGCAAAACGCGTCCAGTGTTGTCCATTAACTGCATAACGCCTGATTTAAACCGAGAGTGAAGAACCGGTGAAATAGCTAACTTAATTCACTATACTTTGTTCCAAGTCCATCGTACACGACCATCGTGATAGTTGCATCGGTCTCGTATATATGAACTATATAAATACTACACGATAGAATAGAGTGGAGCGACTTCGAGGTGAGGAGCTTGGAGTGTGGCGACATTATTATCTCCGAACACTCGCATTTGTAATGACACACTTTCATTGAACACAAATAGCATGACAGCAGGAAACAGAAGCATTGTTAATTGCTTCCAGTGCCGATTTGATGAGAAGTTAAGAAGGATTCAACGAAGAACCGGGATTGGTAATTTCCATTTACTTCGAGGTGGAACAAACGGAAATGCTGGTGGACGGAAAGGCAACTCAAAATCAGTCCGACAATCGTTTAGACCTCGCAGATGAAGTACGTTTCGAAGCTACAGGGTGTGTCATTCCACTTGAGACCCTTGCCATCACGGTTCCACAGCTCGAGACAGTGTTCCTCCTCGCCGTTTTCGTAGCGGAAGTTATTCGGTTCACCGGCGTTCCAATTCGTGAAGGAAAGCGGTCGCCCGTTCGACACCCAGAAGAAGCTGCCTTCCTCGGCCAAATCGGTACCAGAGGTCCAGAAATGTTCCGTAGCGAGACCTGCGTTAGAGGGAGAGAGATTTAATGAAGTGTAGCAAAAAAGCTTAATTTATATCAAGCTTACCATAATCTTTCACATATTTCTCCAACCGATCGTTTTCTTCCTGTGTCTGTATGCTAGCGAGCTGCATTCCGTGGAACCGACAGTACTGCAGTGCCTTGAACCAGTTAGCCTATAAAGAGAAGTAAGCAGATATGAGTTTGAATAACATCGCAGTTCTACCTTGCTCGATTCTTAAAACATACTTTGAAGAAAATGCTAAGATAGTAACGCTTTTCTCCGAGCTTCAACAACGGCATAGTCCATCGAGGCGGTGCAGACGATTCTTCCACGCAGTTCGGACAGTCTGTGaattttttaagcaaaaataaacgtattttaataatcaattttttataattcaattatttttcttaCATAATATCAAACAAGCTACGAATATAATTCAccttaaataaatatattgttAACATGTTTTGAGTAGTAACacttttgttctgttttctttttcacagCAAGTGTCTTCAATTTCTGAGCAAGTGTCTGAGCTATTTTAAGGCGATATTTGCTATCATGCTAATTTACTATTAATGTTGTACCCGTATtaatgaaaacattaaaaggACGCAAACGGGGTTTACTTAATGGAACGCATTTTGCTCTGATATACACTATCGTCTGTTATAGGCTCCTACAATGGCTGGAgtaattatatttatatggAATTACATTATCATTATTTGTTGAAGTGAAGTGACAGTATACTGTGTGCGTGACATATATACAGCAGTACAAGCAGTGTTACCACCGCAAGCCAACATATAGCATAATGCGAACTAAGCTATTTGAAACAAGCTCGATCGACGATCAAactttcgatcgatcgacaaatagaaacaaaaataattaaatgtaaaagTGCTGATCGCGATCGGCCAGCAGTTTTTATGTATAAAAGCGATATGTTGAGGAATAGCAGGATGTCATTTCAACTAAACGAAACGATTCAGAACTTTTGTTCTCTGCTCGGCATGACCAGCGACTGTCTAAAGAAAAGCGTCGCGAGGTAAGCTTCGCGCACGCAACAAGCAGAATAGAGCAATGAATTTAAAAGATAGTTGGTCGTTGATGCTAAATCTATTGTAACATAGTTTAAATTAACTTTAAGCTGCAGATAACTGTAGTACATTCAAAGTCCGATccaccaaaatcccattcggaccaatcccccgtagcaaggactgactatccggctacgtggtaaagaTTGTTACGGTAGGATTGTTACTGTAAGCGGATAGAGATGTTTATATGATAAGAATGATTCATAATATTTCCCATTATATTTTAGATACATTGTAGTTTGAAAGGAATTACTTATGTGTTTACGCaagtttttgataaaaaatccATAGATGATCCACACTTCTTAACAAGGATATTGTATAAATCAGCACCAACCAATTTTACACTGACAGTAAAAATACATTCTTCAAAATTTctatcagtttttttttctaaaaaattCGTTTTCATAGAATACATCCGAAATGTAATGCTTTCTGGAAATACGTTTTGCTCGAGGTCCCCTTTAGGTCTGGGTTCCCCGCGGTTGCTCAGTCCGCTCATTGGAAGACCCGCCTCTGAATACTTGTTCAAAAATGTAAGTATAATGCAAATGCAACTAGGAGATTAATAATTTACTAAATGTTAACACTTGTTACTATATCAAAATGCGTAACAAAGGCAACATTTTGTCTACCTAATTATTCACTTACATTGAACAATTTCTGCCATAAgtaaaatggaatgaaattagCTATAACACTCACTCGCCATCATTGCGACAAACTAAATTCCCAACAGGAAATGATGATGCTTAGTCTCGAGCAAGCATGCGAGAATTAAGGGGATTCATTGCTTCATTTCTCATTTTACTTTTTCTGCTCTGTTTTCCCCAAATCGTAATAGAGAAACATGTCCATTCGTTTCAGGCCGTAGACAAATGAAACCACTATTTTAAGACGCCGTTTAGAAGGCCAAGGTTTGGATGTTGATCAAACTGAATAGCTAAACCAGccacagagaaaaaaaaacaaaagcttgcCAAAACCAATGTGTTGGGGAGGATCATTTGAATAGGATTCCGATAAAGCCGCATTATTTCTCGAGAGTATGTTTTTTCAGCGAGGATATGTTGCAAGCCACCATAATACGGCAGACGCGAACAAGATTAGATGAACCATGACATACGGTGAGCAATGCACCGTGGTCGGATTCTAGCGAAACATGATCGATCATTATGTCTGCTGGACGGACAAGAATTCATCCTGAACCATGCCGTTTCCGATCACGTACGTGCTGTTAATCAACAGATTCGTACGACACACAGGTGCATTAAGGTTGAGGTCATCCGACGAAGTCTCCGACAGGAGGATCTGCTGTCGGTTGTGcattaattaaattccttCAGCAAACGAGCTCTCATCGGGCAGGTTTTGACGGACAACGTGCCAAGGTTTCGCACAGCAGTACCGCGGTACAGTTTGACAATGTGAAATATGACATGGAATATTATTACAGGCGATTGAAGTGAAAGGAGTCTGTTCACGGGGCCTCTTCAGTTACGTGCGGGAGGTACCTTTGACGATATTTcttctggtttttgtttccagcATGATCTTTTGCCATCAATGTAGAAGCCTTCACCGTGATGATAGATGTTGTCTTCATCGGGTAACAAATTAGCGTACTTTAGGAAGTGTTTCTGACCAAAAAGGTACGTATCTGCAGTTTTGTTCGAAACCTGTCAGATGATGAAGTAAATGTACGTCAATACCTTGCCACTACCCATAAACTCGCTTTATTACTTTTTCTCTCCTTTACGCTAGAACGCACCGTTGCATGATGCACCGTTCCGACTATAGCACTACACTTTTTCATTATCCTTTCAATCTTGGAAAGCTACATTAATCGTAACTGAAATAAACTGGAAACATTACGCCAAACAAATGGCGTTTTGATTTGAGGACGAATCATGCACACTGAAATATGATCGCATTTCCCAACCTTTCTACAGACGATCATACTGTAGCACCCACCGTACAAGGGTGCTCCCTTCGGAGCGCAACATTGGGATTCGTGATCTGTGTCCATTAAAGCTGGTGCTTCTTATGTAAGCGTTGTTGTAGTTGGTCGAATT
Protein-coding sequences here:
- the LOC128302528 gene encoding brahma-associated protein of 60 kDa-like, producing the protein MSQRFPAANVNAGPGSQRYPASPGQNNQPPVMRPYGPGNNFSPRAYTPPPQMGGGGGPAQNQHQRPMQPGFQGGSMRGSPMSSSSGGKRSSESRAAMNQVQPKSEYSVKKKKKLADKILPQKVRDLVPESQAYMDLLAFERKLDATIMRKRLDIQEALKRPMKQKRKLRIFISNTFYPSKDGSDGDANPDGSVASWELRVEGRLLEDNKSDPTKIKRKFSSFFKSLVIELDKDLYGPDNHLVEWHRTHSTQETDGFQVKRPGDRNVRCTILLLLDYQPLQFKLDPRLARLLGVHTQTRPVIISALWQYIKTHKLQDAHEREYIACDKYLEQIFGCPRMKFAEIPQRLNPLLHPPDPIVINHVITVEGGLENKQTACYDIDVEVDDTLKNQMNTFLLSTASQQEIQTLDGKIHDTVETINQLKTNREFFLSFAKDPQTFIQKWIVSQTRDLKAMTDIVGNPEEERRAEFYHQPWTQEAVSRYFFTKVNQKRAELEQALGIRNS
- the LOC128303480 gene encoding uncharacterized protein LOC128303480 isoform X2, encoding MKLKNTIFGGFTVVMFYMIINTECYNPKTALEMIHQKLCVCPCGNKQGGKLYTVPSVRDANERRLLQLYLQQNRIGLRSSKTNPVPYWIGANNLAAGSGFHWSLSNKEAKTSEWNSGSAPRNARMERVCVYILGDTMQWVPDLCDNEPRQFICEY
- the LOC128302781 gene encoding C-type lectin 37Db-like; protein product: MAVGHHHHHHPGDDLHQSFMMQPKMLVCVRWNRMGFVLAVLVVLLSESVIQCATPKALAGNSHGTNCPNCVEESSAPPRWTMPLLKLGEKRYYLSIFFKANWFKALQYCRFHGMQLASIQTQEENDRLEKYVKDYGLATEHFWTSGTDLAEEGSFFWVSNGRPLSFTNWNAGEPNNFRYENGEEEHCLELWNRDGKGLKWNDTPCSFETYFICEV
- the LOC128305810 gene encoding C-type lectin 37Db-like; amino-acid sequence: MAFKDGSVTGLYSILVFIAGFSVAWSNLTEKNNVEGILQQNLCLCSCKPFEQKEYYVPISRISDWFGAVTFCNSVQMEIAEVLNKEEAEALQQAIREEDPDEEVEFFWIGANDLGVQGTHRWALTGRPVTYSNWTDGEPNNALGEDQQSERCVAIAKDTFRWNDFQCTQRKKFVCQQFRAE
- the LOC128303480 gene encoding uncharacterized protein LOC128303480 isoform X1 is translated as MKLKNTIFGGFTVVMFYMIINTECYNPKTALEMIHQKLCVCPCGNKQGGKLYTVPSVRLNWFDAMAHCNLIGMSLATIKDANERRLLQLYLQQNRIGLRSSKTNPVPYWIGANNLAAGSGFHWSLSNKEAKTSEWNSGSAPRNARMERVCVYILGDTMQWVPDLCDNEPRQFICEY